From one Cyanobacterium stanieri PCC 7202 genomic stretch:
- a CDS encoding WD-40 repeat-containing protein (PFAM: WD domain, G-beta repeat~COGs: COG2319 FOG: WD40 repeat~InterPro IPR001680:IPR019781:IPR019782:IPR017986~KEGG: cyc:PCC7424_3190 WD-40 repeat protein~PFAM: WD40 repeat, subgroup~SPTR: WD-40 repeat protein), whose protein sequence is MAKIKGIKTKYKKQWQGQLEEYITALDWSINGDLAIASAGGEVTLKWSHNDHTANLLTPSDTNCQPVDCLGFSSQGNFLAVGAEDGKLRIWQIIPELSLKETLDFPKQWLEHLHWHPHQALVAFSFGHYVQVWNAEDNQVITTLPLNSSVLDLQWHPSGEYLAVAINGGMCIWTVENWDDDPFFAEMDGACNKISWSGDGNYLAGNCFDNSVWLWCWENLETWHLSGFGGKIRSLSWSTSPADFAPLLAISCFNAIILWKKAENDSDGWASLPLQAHNGIVENVIFHPQNLSFVSADDEGVLFFWSQERGIEQRFIEENDGFSSMAWLHDGSKLVAGGENGKVTVWQRVEEKKGKGFA, encoded by the coding sequence GTGGCTAAAATAAAAGGAATCAAAACAAAGTATAAAAAACAGTGGCAAGGGCAACTAGAGGAGTATATCACCGCCCTAGATTGGTCTATAAATGGAGATTTGGCGATCGCCTCTGCGGGGGGAGAAGTAACCCTCAAATGGTCACATAACGACCATACAGCAAACCTTTTAACCCCTTCTGATACTAATTGTCAACCCGTAGATTGCCTAGGTTTTTCTAGTCAAGGAAATTTTCTGGCCGTGGGTGCCGAGGATGGAAAATTAAGAATTTGGCAAATAATTCCCGAACTTAGTTTAAAAGAAACCCTTGATTTTCCCAAACAATGGTTAGAACATTTACACTGGCATCCCCATCAAGCCCTTGTCGCTTTTAGTTTTGGTCATTATGTCCAAGTATGGAATGCGGAAGATAACCAAGTTATTACCACCCTACCCCTCAACTCATCAGTATTGGATTTACAGTGGCATCCCTCTGGGGAATATCTTGCCGTGGCAATTAATGGAGGGATGTGTATTTGGACGGTAGAAAATTGGGATGATGATCCTTTTTTTGCAGAAATGGATGGTGCTTGTAATAAAATTTCTTGGTCTGGGGATGGTAATTATTTGGCTGGAAATTGTTTTGATAATAGTGTTTGGTTGTGGTGTTGGGAAAATTTGGAAACTTGGCATTTATCAGGTTTTGGCGGGAAAATTCGCAGTCTCAGTTGGTCAACTTCCCCTGCTGATTTCGCTCCCTTATTAGCCATTTCTTGTTTTAATGCGATTATTCTTTGGAAAAAAGCCGAAAATGATAGTGATGGTTGGGCATCTTTACCTTTACAAGCCCATAATGGCATTGTGGAAAATGTTATCTTTCATCCTCAAAATCTGTCTTTTGTTTCTGCTGATGATGAGGGGGTTTTATTTTTCTGGAGTCAAGAGAGGGGAATTGAACAACGATTTATTGAAGAAAATGACGGTTTTAGCTCGATGGCATGGTTACATGATGGTAGTAAATTAGTAGCAGGGGGAGAAAACGGGAAAGTAACTGTCTGGCAAAGGGTGGAGGAAAAAAAAGGTAAAGGTTTTGCCTGA
- a CDS encoding carbohydrate ABC transporter ATP-binding protein, CUT1 family (PFAM: ABC transporter~COGs: COG3839 ABC-type sugar transport systems ATPase components~InterPro IPR003593:IPR003439:IPR013611:IPR017871~KEGG: ava:Ava_4829 ABC transporter-like~PFAM: ABC transporter related; Transport-associated OB domain-containing protein~SMART: AAA ATPase~SPTR: Sugar ABC transportor, ATP-binding protein): MAKVKLDNITRKINQTTIVENISFEIPDGELWVLVGPSGCGKSTILRCISGLESISQGNLYFDDVVVNQIPARQRDVAMVFQNYALYPHLTVAQNLGFGLKMRKVNPSVIEEKVNFVSQILNINHLLYRKPKQLSGGQQQRVALGRAIIRQPQVFLLDEPLSNLDAKLREQTRTELKKLHHQVGITTIYVTHDQVEAMTLGDRIVVLDKGIVQQIGSPNEIYNSPANRMVATFLGSPPMNIIPVSYVQGRWFISDTEYLTLASNISEKLPLNQKKNWDLGIRPEFITINNQDNINNSLKVIIDIIEPLGKEMLVRGTILNSNIPLTFELPINHPINNNDIVSVQLDENKIFFFDTITGARIN, encoded by the coding sequence ATGGCAAAAGTAAAACTAGATAACATCACCCGTAAAATTAACCAAACTACCATCGTTGAAAATATTAGTTTTGAAATTCCTGATGGAGAGTTATGGGTATTGGTAGGGCCTTCTGGATGTGGTAAATCTACTATATTAAGGTGTATTTCGGGTTTGGAAAGTATTAGTCAGGGCAACTTATATTTTGATGATGTGGTTGTTAATCAAATTCCTGCCAGACAAAGGGATGTGGCAATGGTATTCCAAAATTATGCCCTCTATCCTCATCTTACGGTGGCTCAAAACTTGGGTTTTGGTCTGAAAATGCGTAAGGTTAACCCTTCTGTTATTGAGGAGAAAGTTAATTTTGTTTCCCAAATTCTGAATATTAATCATCTTTTGTATCGTAAACCCAAACAACTTTCTGGAGGACAACAACAACGGGTTGCTTTGGGTAGGGCAATTATTCGACAACCCCAAGTATTTTTACTTGATGAACCATTATCGAATCTTGATGCTAAATTAAGGGAACAAACTCGCACAGAGTTAAAAAAACTCCATCATCAGGTGGGTATTACTACTATCTATGTTACCCATGATCAAGTAGAAGCTATGACTTTGGGCGATCGCATTGTAGTATTAGACAAAGGTATCGTACAACAAATAGGCAGTCCCAACGAAATATATAATTCTCCTGCCAATCGCATGGTCGCTACTTTTTTGGGAAGTCCTCCCATGAATATTATTCCTGTTTCCTATGTCCAAGGGAGATGGTTTATTTCTGACACGGAATATCTCACTCTAGCATCTAATATCAGCGAAAAGTTGCCTTTAAATCAGAAAAAAAATTGGGATCTTGGTATTCGTCCAGAATTTATTACTATTAATAACCAGGACAATATCAATAATAGTCTTAAAGTGATTATTGATATTATTGAGCCTTTAGGAAAAGAAATGTTAGTTAGAGGTACTATTTTAAACAGTAATATTCCTCTTACTTTTGAGTTACCGATTAACCATCCCATTAATAATAATGATATTGTTTCTGTTCAATTGGATGAAAACAAAATTTTCTTTTTTGATACCATCACAGGAGCCAGAATTAATTAA
- a CDS encoding cobalamin biosynthesis protein CbiD (PFAM: CbiD~TIGRFAM: cobalamin biosynthesis protein CbiD~COGs: COG1903 Cobalamin biosynthesis protein CbiD~InterPro IPR002748~KEGG: cyp:PCC8801_2363 cobalt-precorrin-6A synthase~PFAM: cobalamin (vitamin B12) biosynthesis CbiD protein~SPTR: Putative cobalt-precorrin-6A synthase [deacetylating];~TIGRFAM: cobalamin biosynthesis protein CbiD) → MLNSGYTLPVFATASVVACLHYLQENINPNQVEVELITPPETALITIEQVALIGKSQALAITRSDPGENLDLTKNTPIWATVKLTPHSETKLIIEGGEGVGKIVKQNNKSAIYSYAQKLLECNILNNLKSSAIVEVKIILPEGKILAQRTSNEAFGVVDGLSLLGTTGISQPLTSKAQLDLYQQELVTKAREFDHLIFCIGENGLDLALKMGFESGQLVKTANWLGSMLVNASTVGVKSITILGYHGKLVKLAGGIFHTHHHLADGRLEILSAIASYLGLPQAIIKKIFEASTTESALEILRDFDSENNTHWVEQIYQFMGERIKRKSQEYIAKHSTFKTEIKVILFDRQRQIICQTD, encoded by the coding sequence ATGCTTAATAGTGGATATACATTACCAGTTTTTGCCACTGCTTCCGTCGTTGCCTGTCTTCATTATTTACAAGAAAACATTAATCCAAATCAGGTAGAAGTTGAATTAATAACTCCTCCAGAAACAGCTTTAATTACCATCGAACAAGTAGCCTTAATAGGTAAAAGTCAAGCCTTAGCAATTACCAGATCTGATCCGGGGGAAAACCTTGATCTTACTAAAAATACTCCTATTTGGGCAACCGTTAAATTAACTCCCCATTCGGAGACAAAGTTAATTATTGAAGGAGGGGAAGGGGTTGGAAAAATAGTCAAACAAAACAACAAATCTGCCATTTATAGCTATGCTCAAAAGTTGTTAGAATGTAATATTTTAAATAATCTCAAAAGTTCAGCCATAGTAGAGGTTAAAATCATTTTACCCGAGGGAAAAATTCTGGCTCAAAGAACTTCTAACGAAGCCTTTGGGGTGGTGGATGGGCTTTCTTTATTAGGCACGACAGGCATTTCTCAACCCCTGACGAGTAAGGCACAATTGGATTTATATCAGCAGGAGTTGGTAACAAAGGCGAGGGAGTTTGATCATCTAATTTTTTGTATCGGGGAGAATGGTTTAGATTTAGCTCTGAAAATGGGTTTTGAATCTGGTCAATTGGTGAAAACTGCTAATTGGTTGGGTTCGATGTTGGTTAATGCGTCTACCGTAGGGGTTAAGTCTATTACTATCCTTGGTTATCATGGCAAGTTGGTTAAGTTGGCAGGGGGGATTTTCCATACCCATCATCATTTGGCGGATGGTCGTTTGGAAATTTTAAGTGCGATCGCCTCTTACCTTGGTTTACCACAAGCAATTATTAAAAAGATATTTGAGGCTTCTACTACAGAATCAGCTTTGGAAATATTGAGAGATTTTGACAGTGAAAATAATACTCATTGGGTAGAGCAAATTTATCAATTTATGGGAGAAAGAATCAAAAGGAAGTCTCAGGAATATATTGCCAAGCATTCCACCTTTAAGACTGAAATAAAAGTCATTTTATTTGATCGCCAAAGGCAAATTATTTGCCAAACTGACTAG